From a single Bacillota bacterium genomic region:
- a CDS encoding alpha/beta-type small acid-soluble spore protein, protein MENFKNEIATELGLNQRIQSVGYANMTPKETGQIGGQMVRRMIEMVESSMSGGQQQR, encoded by the coding sequence ATGGAGAACTTCAAGAATGAAATCGCGACTGAACTTGGGTTGAATCAGCGGATTCAAAGTGTTGGGTACGCCAACATGACCCCCAAAGAGACTGGTCAGATTGGGGGCCAGATGGTGCGCCGGATGATTGAAATGGTAGAAAGCAGCATGTCCGGCGGCCAGCAACAACGCTAA
- a CDS encoding alpha/beta-type small acid-soluble spore protein — MARRSRRRRRSVVPGAEQVLDRFKYEVASELGILNQVQTQGWDNMTTREVGKVGGQMVKRMLQEAERRLSGRGGQGGQGLQ; from the coding sequence TTGGCACGTCGTAGTCGTCGTAGACGGAGATCAGTAGTGCCAGGCGCAGAGCAGGTCCTGGACCGTTTCAAGTATGAAGTTGCTTCCGAGTTGGGTATCCTGAATCAGGTGCAAACTCAAGGTTGGGACAACATGACCACCCGTGAAGTTGGTAAAGTTGGCGGGCAAATGGTTAAGCGTATGCTTCAGGAAGCTGAAAGGAGATTGTCCGGCCGTGGTGGCCAGGGTGGCCAAGGCCTTCAGTAA
- a CDS encoding ATP-dependent DNA helicase RecG: protein MGELRYLTGVGPAREALLHKLNIDSMGALIRHYPRTYNEYKLTPIAKLAAHDGQHLAVSGEFLGMPRLITTKNRRQILTVTLADASGACKCIWFNQGYLSRQIQQTKQATLLGRFSLKHNSFVVEAHFFDVENPVLLRPQYNLTEGLTNPALAKIINAALKEFEPPELFPESFRKSHGLLSAREALWQIHNPKTHAQLAQARYTLKFEELLVYILSFKYWRLLKQNRRGIAHRPIDGLTRKLEQIMNISFTAGQKQVVAEIERDMALHKPMNRLVQGDVGSGKTVLALFALLTAVGNGFKGALMAPTEILASQHFFVIKKVASQLGFEVALLTGATRSAERAELQQRLKQDEPLILIGTHALFQESVAVDQLSCVVTDEQHRFGVHQRLALLEKGENPDVLVLSATPIPRTTALTIYGDLDISMLKDKPYGRRPIRTHVVGPERRQKVFKFIVDQIREGNAGYIVCPLIEQSDKLAAASVAEYRQLLARSMPDWVRIGELHGRMSAEQKNAVFNAMKQREIDLLLATTVVEVGVDIENATFILIENSERFGLAQLHQLRGRVGRNDKQGWCILVSENSDRQRLQTLEQTNDGFEISLADLKLRGPGQFLGNRQHGINEFLIADPAEDSDIAVRCQKVATSVLAELDQPEWSQLQQVITKKVQRLNN from the coding sequence ATGGGCGAACTTAGATACCTGACGGGAGTTGGACCAGCTAGGGAGGCGTTGCTGCATAAATTAAATATTGATAGTATGGGAGCGCTTATTCGCCATTATCCCCGCACTTATAATGAATACAAACTCACTCCAATCGCAAAACTGGCCGCACACGACGGGCAGCACTTGGCAGTATCCGGTGAGTTTTTAGGTATGCCCAGACTTATAACGACAAAAAATCGTCGTCAAATATTAACAGTCACCCTTGCTGACGCCAGTGGTGCCTGCAAGTGCATTTGGTTTAACCAAGGATATCTCAGTCGCCAAATTCAGCAAACAAAACAGGCCACCTTATTAGGGCGCTTCTCGCTTAAGCACAACAGTTTTGTTGTTGAAGCGCATTTTTTTGACGTCGAGAACCCGGTTCTATTGCGTCCCCAATACAACCTTACCGAGGGCTTAACAAATCCAGCTTTGGCCAAAATAATAAATGCGGCCCTTAAGGAATTCGAGCCGCCTGAACTTTTCCCCGAGTCATTTCGTAAGTCCCATGGACTGCTCTCTGCTCGCGAAGCCTTGTGGCAAATACATAACCCAAAAACACACGCCCAACTGGCTCAGGCGAGATATACATTAAAATTCGAGGAACTACTTGTATATATCCTCAGCTTCAAGTACTGGCGTTTATTGAAACAAAACCGGCGCGGCATAGCGCACAGACCTATTGATGGTTTGACGCGCAAATTGGAGCAGATAATGAATATATCTTTTACTGCTGGTCAGAAACAGGTTGTCGCCGAAATCGAAAGAGACATGGCGCTACACAAACCGATGAATAGACTTGTCCAGGGAGATGTGGGCAGTGGAAAAACTGTGCTTGCGTTGTTTGCCCTGCTAACTGCTGTCGGCAATGGTTTTAAAGGCGCCCTAATGGCACCAACAGAAATCCTGGCGTCTCAACATTTTTTTGTCATTAAAAAAGTTGCATCCCAATTGGGTTTTGAGGTTGCACTGTTGACGGGAGCTACGCGATCGGCGGAAAGGGCAGAACTTCAGCAACGTCTGAAGCAGGACGAGCCGTTAATTCTCATCGGCACCCATGCTTTGTTCCAGGAAAGTGTTGCTGTTGATCAGCTATCCTGTGTTGTTACCGATGAACAACACAGATTCGGCGTTCATCAAAGACTTGCTTTGCTGGAAAAAGGGGAAAATCCCGATGTCTTAGTGCTCAGCGCCACGCCCATCCCGAGAACGACAGCTCTGACAATTTATGGCGACCTGGATATATCGATGTTAAAAGATAAACCCTATGGAAGAAGGCCGATTCGCACCCATGTGGTTGGCCCTGAAAGAAGGCAAAAAGTTTTTAAATTTATTGTTGACCAGATTCGGGAAGGAAATGCGGGTTATATTGTTTGCCCATTAATTGAACAATCAGATAAACTTGCCGCTGCATCTGTCGCTGAGTACAGACAGTTGCTGGCCCGTTCTATGCCCGATTGGGTGCGTATTGGAGAGTTGCACGGCCGCATGAGCGCGGAACAAAAGAATGCTGTGTTCAATGCCATGAAACAAAGGGAAATTGACCTTCTCCTGGCAACCACAGTCGTAGAAGTCGGCGTGGATATTGAAAACGCGACTTTTATATTAATTGAAAACAGTGAACGTTTTGGCCTTGCCCAACTCCATCAGTTGCGGGGGCGAGTCGGGCGCAATGACAAACAGGGCTGGTGTATATTGGTCAGCGAAAACAGTGACCGCCAACGCCTGCAGACTCTTGAACAGACCAACGACGGGTTCGAAATTTCCCTGGCTGATTTAAAACTTCGGGGCCCTGGTCAGTTCCTTGGCAATCGACAACATGGAATCAACGAGTTTTTGATAGCAGACCCGGCTGAAGACAGTGACATAGCTGTTCGTTGTCAGAAAGTGGCAACGTCTGTGCTTGCTGAACTAGACCAACCGGAATGGTCTCAATTGCAACAAGTTATAACTAAAAAGGTTCAAAGATTAAACAATTGA
- a CDS encoding DAK2 domain-containing protein, translating into MLLAGATFLSQHKQEINSLNVFPVPDGDTGTNMNLTMESAAREMAKKPMTSVPEVADALSMGSLMGARGNSGVILSQIFRGFAKKIAAENELTVGIFADALQEGVNTAYKAVIKPVEGTILTVAKEAARAAAKSAKESKDLNTMLHDVLRQALNTLEQTPDMLPVLKQAGVVDAGGKGLCYIYEGWLSYLEGKAVDIEVIKPVAQPVVVEPAQDIDLEFQYCTEFIVTGDELSEDLFRRELDSLGDSLLVVGTSGLLKIHIHTNNPGQALEFALKHGTELQDIKIENMRLQHTEFERGTEMQPAAPAAERKPIGVIAVASGSGLEEIFRSMGVDTVIVGGQTMNPSTEDFLRAIDNLAAEQIIILPNNSNIILAASQAKDVADRPVAVIPTKTIPQGLAAMLSYVEDAELASLETEMTEASKAVKSGQITFAVRDSVFDGKPIAEGNILGIADGKIAVVGEDVAQTALSLLKELVDDEAEIITLFYGEDVKSEAAQELSVAVAAEFPDQEVELHAGGQPLYFYIIAVE; encoded by the coding sequence ATGCTTCTGGCAGGAGCTACCTTCCTGAGCCAGCATAAGCAGGAGATAAACAGTCTCAATGTTTTCCCTGTGCCTGATGGCGATACAGGCACAAACATGAATTTGACAATGGAGTCCGCTGCCCGAGAAATGGCAAAAAAACCTATGACCTCGGTGCCAGAAGTGGCGGATGCTTTATCAATGGGTTCATTGATGGGAGCGCGGGGAAATTCGGGAGTTATCCTATCTCAAATTTTCCGTGGGTTTGCTAAAAAGATTGCTGCTGAAAATGAACTCACCGTTGGAATTTTTGCTGATGCGCTTCAAGAGGGTGTAAACACTGCCTATAAAGCGGTTATCAAACCTGTTGAAGGAACGATTTTAACTGTAGCCAAAGAAGCTGCCCGAGCTGCAGCAAAAAGCGCCAAAGAGTCGAAAGACCTCAATACCATGTTGCATGATGTATTGCGCCAAGCGTTGAATACCCTGGAGCAAACTCCGGACATGCTGCCAGTACTCAAACAGGCCGGGGTTGTAGACGCAGGTGGCAAAGGCTTATGTTACATCTATGAGGGATGGCTCTCATATTTGGAAGGCAAGGCTGTCGATATCGAAGTAATAAAACCGGTGGCTCAGCCAGTGGTAGTTGAACCAGCTCAGGATATAGATTTAGAATTTCAATATTGTACAGAATTTATTGTTACCGGTGATGAACTGAGCGAAGACCTGTTCCGACGGGAATTGGATTCACTGGGTGACTCCCTTTTGGTTGTGGGCACTTCCGGTCTTTTAAAAATTCATATTCATACAAACAACCCGGGACAGGCACTGGAATTTGCTTTGAAACACGGTACAGAACTCCAGGACATAAAAATAGAAAATATGCGCTTGCAACATACTGAGTTTGAGCGGGGCACAGAGATGCAGCCGGCGGCGCCCGCAGCGGAGCGTAAACCCATTGGTGTTATCGCGGTTGCCTCTGGTTCCGGCCTTGAAGAAATCTTCCGCAGCATGGGGGTAGACACGGTTATTGTTGGCGGCCAGACAATGAACCCAAGCACCGAGGACTTTCTCCGGGCAATCGATAATTTGGCTGCCGAACAGATTATTATTCTGCCCAATAACAGCAATATCATATTGGCGGCAAGCCAGGCAAAAGATGTAGCCGATCGACCGGTGGCAGTAATACCAACTAAGACCATTCCCCAGGGTTTGGCAGCAATGCTTAGCTATGTGGAGGATGCGGAACTCGCGTCTCTTGAAACCGAAATGACTGAAGCCAGCAAAGCCGTGAAATCAGGTCAGATAACTTTTGCAGTCCGCGATTCAGTGTTTGACGGCAAGCCAATTGCCGAGGGAAATATCTTGGGCATCGCCGATGGGAAAATTGCCGTTGTCGGTGAAGATGTTGCGCAAACAGCTTTAAGTTTGCTCAAAGAATTGGTCGATGACGAGGCGGAAATTATCACCCTGTTTTATGGGGAAGATGTCAAGTCCGAAGCGGCACAAGAACTCTCTGTCGCAGTGGCCGCTGAATTTCCCGACCAAGAAGTTGAATTACATGCCGGCGGTCAACCACTGTATTTTTATATAATTGCTGTCGAATAA
- a CDS encoding Asp23/Gls24 family envelope stress response protein, protein MRLENSLGNIEISADVIATIAGIAAVECYGLVGMASRKQLKDGIVELLGRESLSKGVEVSEVDGELCVDLYIIVGYGTRIDEVANNVISTVKYSVEKFTGLKVGHINVNVQGVRVINGK, encoded by the coding sequence ATGCGCCTTGAAAACAGTTTGGGCAATATCGAAATATCTGCCGATGTTATAGCCACTATTGCCGGAATTGCTGCTGTTGAGTGCTATGGTCTGGTTGGCATGGCTTCCCGCAAGCAATTGAAAGACGGTATTGTTGAATTATTGGGCAGAGAGAGTCTCAGCAAGGGTGTGGAAGTAAGCGAGGTTGATGGCGAGTTATGCGTTGATCTCTACATCATTGTTGGTTACGGCACCCGCATCGATGAGGTAGCCAACAATGTAATTTCTACTGTCAAGTATTCTGTAGAAAAGTTCACCGGATTGAAGGTGGGACATATTAACGTCAACGTGCAGGGTGTACGCGTGATTAATGGCAAATAG
- the rpmB gene encoding 50S ribosomal protein L28, whose protein sequence is MAKTCAVCAKGVRSGFQLSHSHIRTKRRWSPNLQRVKADLDGTVKRIYVCTRCLKSGKVKRAL, encoded by the coding sequence ATGGCAAAAACCTGCGCAGTGTGTGCAAAGGGTGTTCGGTCCGGTTTTCAACTCAGTCACTCACATATTCGAACCAAACGGCGTTGGAGTCCAAATTTACAACGTGTCAAAGCTGATTTGGACGGCACTGTCAAGCGGATTTATGTTTGCACCCGCTGTCTGAAATCCGGCAAAGTTAAAAGGGCATTATAA
- a CDS encoding phosphodiesterase gives MRTLIISDTHGSLSAWKKAWDLAGNVEQVIHAGDVLYHGPRNPLPAGYDPAGLAAELHNLETPLTWVRGNCDADVDLMVVGKGSPPASKLNINRHKVLIVHGHQPLPADADYDLIISGHTHLPVLERKDGKVLLNPGSPALPKENNPPSIAVWDAKGIKILNLETGESMMELAL, from the coding sequence ATGCGAACCCTGATTATCAGTGATACCCACGGCAGCCTCAGCGCGTGGAAAAAGGCTTGGGATTTGGCAGGCAATGTTGAACAGGTAATTCACGCTGGCGATGTCTTGTATCATGGGCCGCGCAACCCCCTGCCCGCCGGTTACGACCCCGCTGGCCTGGCAGCGGAACTTCACAATCTAGAAACACCGCTAACCTGGGTGCGGGGCAATTGCGATGCCGATGTGGATTTGATGGTGGTGGGAAAAGGCAGCCCGCCGGCGTCAAAACTCAACATTAATCGCCATAAAGTTTTAATTGTTCATGGCCATCAACCGCTGCCGGCGGACGCGGATTATGATTTGATCATATCGGGACACACCCATCTTCCTGTGTTGGAACGCAAAGACGGCAAGGTGCTTCTTAATCCGGGTTCACCAGCGCTTCCAAAGGAAAATAATCCGCCATCTATTGCCGTCTGGGACGCCAAGGGCATCAAAATTCTTAATTTGGAGACCGGCGAGAGCATGATGGAACTCGCATTGTAA
- a CDS encoding thiamine diphosphokinase: protein MSWSPAAHYSLRNIPGNIACNCVVNRTSVRFFPGGIYVKFVLVLNSPEMQIDKLAQIAAQARVIAVDGGLRHLDQLGIAPEWIVGDLDSVTPDLLNRHKSSKLIKVPVEKDFTDLELALELVKRTSCKELIVFGVSGGLRFDHQLLNFRALLRYAGKGRRVRLVGRQNFVFSRRSQCLLSSRGRNFSVLAIDHPVVISINGSKYSGKRIRLLPDSGFGMGNRITEKMARIKVHSGFAAICQWEDEDEHQDSDN, encoded by the coding sequence ATGTCCTGGTCGCCGGCAGCGCATTATTCTCTGCGGAACATCCCAGGGAATATTGCCTGCAACTGCGTGGTTAACCGCACTAGTGTGCGGTTTTTTCCTGGAGGGATTTATGTGAAGTTTGTTTTAGTGTTAAACAGTCCGGAAATGCAGATCGATAAATTGGCCCAAATCGCTGCACAGGCACGGGTTATTGCCGTTGACGGCGGCCTGCGGCATTTGGATCAGTTGGGAATAGCACCTGAGTGGATTGTCGGCGATCTGGACTCGGTTACTCCTGATTTATTAAACCGCCACAAGAGCAGCAAACTGATTAAAGTTCCTGTTGAAAAAGACTTTACTGACTTGGAATTGGCCCTGGAGCTGGTCAAACGGACAAGTTGTAAAGAATTGATCGTCTTTGGTGTCTCGGGCGGATTGCGCTTTGATCATCAACTCTTGAACTTTCGCGCCTTGCTACGGTACGCGGGCAAAGGCAGGCGGGTAAGGCTAGTTGGGCGGCAGAACTTTGTGTTTTCTAGGCGCAGTCAGTGCCTGTTATCCAGTCGTGGTCGCAATTTTTCTGTGCTGGCAATTGATCATCCGGTGGTGATTAGTATCAACGGCAGCAAGTATTCGGGGAAACGAATACGGCTCCTGCCCGACAGCGGTTTCGGCATGGGCAACAGGATAACCGAAAAAATGGCGCGAATAAAGGTGCATTCCGGCTTTGCCGCGATCTGCCAGTGGGAGGATGAAGATGAGCACCAGGATAGCGATAATTGA